One region of Drosophila subobscura isolate 14011-0131.10 chromosome J, UCBerk_Dsub_1.0, whole genome shotgun sequence genomic DNA includes:
- the LOC117895388 gene encoding uncharacterized protein LOC117895388, with the protein MVLLLVHLRRLILLLTVVHLCGTVFRRLVTERHHAYVLQPYGFQGVGRLRSGGWFKEPLHVQWWAYIYTCYGYCVLVNYVSMRRLTNLIEFFLN; encoded by the coding sequence atggtgctgctgctggtacacCTGCGGCGACTCATCCTTTTGCTGACCGTGGTCCATCTGTGCGGTACGGTGTTCCGGCGCCTCGTCACTGAACGACACCACGCATACGTCCTGCAGCCCTATGGCTTCCAGGGAGTGGGACGCCTGCGGAGTGGCGGCTGGTTCAAGGAGCCGCTACACGTTCAGTGGTGGGCCTACATCTACACCTGCTACGGCTACTGTGTGCTGGTCAACTACGTCAGCATGCGCCGGCTGACCAACTTGATTGAGTTCTTTTTGAACTGA